In Pseudomonas sp. p1(2021b), the genomic window AGCGCCGTCCTGCTCGGCTGGGAGAACCAGGACACTGCACGTCTGCTGCTCAGCGAGAGCGACGGTGGCGAGGTGCATGTCAGCCGCGAGGCGCTGCTGGACGACTACAGTGGCTTGGTGTTCTTCGCCCAGCCGCAGCACAAGTTCGACGTCAACCACGGCAACCTGATCCCGCGCGCCCGCTCCTGGTTCCGCGACACCCTGATGCGCAGCTGCTGGCTGTACATCGATGCCATCGCCGCGAGCCTGGTGATCAACCTCATCGCCCTGGCCGCGCCGCTATTCGTGATGAACGTCTACGATCGGGTGGTGCCCAACCAGGCCACCTCGACCCTGTGGGTGCTGGCGATCGGTATCACGGGCGCCTATATCTTCGACCTGATCCTAAAGGGCTTGCGCAGCCTCTGCCTGGACCTTGCCGGCAAGAAGACCGACCTGATCATTTCGGCGACCCTGTTCGAGCGCATCGTCGGCATGGCCATGAAGTACCGCCCCGCCAGGGTCGGCAGCTTTGCCCAGAACATTCATGAATTCCAGGGGCTGCGCGATTTCCTTGCCTCGCTGACCCTCACCAGCCTGATCGACCTGCCATTCACCGTCCTCATCCTGATCGTCATCGCCATCATCGGTGGGCATCTGGTGTGGATCCCGATCATTGCCTTCCCGCTGGCCTTGGGTATCGGCTACGCCCTGCAAAAACCGCTGATGGCTACCATGGAGCGAACCATGGCCCTGGCCGCGGAGCGCCAGTCCAGCCTGATCGAGACCCTGGCGGGACTCGATGCGGTGAAGGTCAACAACGCCGAAAGCGAACGCCAGTACATGTGGGAGCAGACCCTTGGCACCCTCAGCCGTCTGGAGCTGCGGGTCAAGATGCTGTCGAGCCTGGCGATGAACATCACCTCACTGGTCCAGCAACTGGCAGGCGTAGCGATGATCTGCGTCGGCGTCTACCTGATCATCGACGGCCAGCTCAGCATGGGCGGGCTGGTGGCCTGCTACATGCTCAGCGGCCGCGCCCTCGGCCCGCTCAGCCAGCTCAATGGGCTGCTGGCGCGCTACCAGCAGGCCAAGGTGACCATGACCGCCACCGACCAGATGATGGAGCTGCCTCAGGAGCGCAATTTCGAGGAGCGGCCCATGAGCCGTCGCACCCTGCAAGGCGCCATCGAGTTCCGAGGGGTCGACTTTACCTACCCGAACCAGCAGAACCAGGCGCTCAAGGGTATCAACCTGAACATTCGACCGGGCGAAAAGGTCGGCATCATTGGCCGCAGCGGCTCGGGCAAGAGCTCCCTGGCCAAGCTGATCGTCGGCCTCTACCAGGCCGATAACGGCTCGTTGCTGATCGATGGCGTGGACATTCGCCAGGTGGATGTCAGCGAGTTGCGCCACAACATCGGTTACGTGCCCCAGGACATCCAGCTGCTGGCCGGTACCCTGCGTGACAACTTGGTCAGCGGTGCTCGCTACATCGAAGATGAGCTGGTGCTGCAGGCGGCGGAGCTTGCCGGCGTGCACGAGTTTGCCCGGCTGCACCCGGATGGCTATGAGCTGCAGGTCGGCGAGCGTGGCCAGAACCTCTCCGGCGGCCAGCGGCAGAACGTCGCCCTGGGCCGTGCACTGCTGCTCAACCCGCAGATCCTGCTGCTCGACGAGCCCACCAGCGCCATGGACAACACCGGCGAAGAACGCCTCAAGCAGCGGCTGCAGGCGGTGATCGAGGGCAAGACCGTGCTCTTGGTCACCCACCGCGCCTCGCTGTTGTCGCTGGTGGACCGCCTGGTGGTCATCGACCGAGGGCAGATTGTCGCCGATGGCACGAAGGCCGCGGTCATGGATGCGCTGAAGAAGGGGCAGATCAGTGTTGCATAAGCTGGATATGGGGCGTTTCAAGGACAATCTGCGCCGCTATTTCAAAGGCTCGGAATCGCTCGGCGGGCAGCCCTTGCCCGAGGTCAACAAGGCCCTGATCGAAGATGCACCGCGTGTCGTGCGCCTGACCATCTGGGGGGTGATCGCCTTCTTCGTGTTCCTGATCGTCTGGGCCAGCTTCGCCCACATCGACGAGGTCACCCGTGGCGAAGGCAAGGCCATTCCGTCGTCCAAGGTGCAGAAGATCCAGAACCTGGAAGGCGGCATCGTTGCCGAGATCTTCGCCAAGGAAGGGGAGGTGGTGGAGGTCGGCCAGCCGCTGCTGCGCCTGGACGAAACCCGCTTCGCCTCCAATGTCGGCGAAACCGAGGCCGACCGCCTGGCCATGGCCCTGCGCGTCGAGCGGTTGAGCGCCGAGGTGGAGGACCGTCCGTTGAAGATCGACGAAACGTTGCGCAAGGCCGCACCGAGCCAGGCAGCCAATGAAGAATCGCTGTACCTGAGCCGTCGCCAGCAACTGCAGGATGAAATCGGCGGCCTGCAACAACAACTGGTGCAGCGCGAACAAGAACTGCGCGAATTCAATTCCAAGCGTGCCCAGTACGCCAACAGCCTGCGCCTGCTGCGCCAGGAAATCTCCATGTCCGAGCCGCTGGTAGCCCAGGGCGCGATTTCCCAGGTCGAGATCCTGCGCCTGCGCAGGGCCGAGGTAGAGAACCGTGGTCAGCTGGATGCCACGGCCCTGGCCATCCCGCGCGCCGAGGCGGCGATCAGGGAGGTTCAGAGCAAGGTCGAGGAAACCCGCGGCAAGTTCCGCAGCGAGGCCCTCACCCAGCTCAACGAGGCGCGTACCGAGCTGAACAAGGCCACCGCCACCAGCAAGGCGCTGGACGACCGGGTCAACCGTACCCTGGTCACCTCGCCGGTGCGCGGCATCGTCAAGCAATTGCTGGTCAACACCATCGGTGGCGTGATCCAGCCGGGCAGCGATATCGTCGAGATCGTACCGCTCGACGACAGCCTGGTCATCGAGGCGAAGATCCTGCCCAAGGACATCGCCTTCCTGCACCCAGGGCAGGAGGCCACGGTCAAGTTCACGGCCTATGATTACACCATCTACGGTGGGCTCAAGGCCAAGCTGGAACAGATCGGTGCCGATACCATCACCGACGAAGACAAGAAGACCACCTACTACCTGATCAAGCTGCGTACCGACCGCAGCCACCTGGGCACCGATGAAAAGCCGCTACTGATCATCCCCGGGATGGTCGCCACGGTGGACATCATGACCGGCAAGAAGACCATCATGAGCTACCTGCTCAAGCCGATCATCAAGGCCCAATCGGAAGCCTTGCGCGAGCGGTGACCTCCTTGGAGGTGCCACGGGCCTGTAGGAGCGGCCTTGTGCCGCGAAACGAGGGCGTAGCCCTCGCATATGTTTATGCGTTAAAGATATTTAAACTATAGTTCTTATGACTTTATAGTCATCCCCACTGCGTACCTGCCGACCAATCGGCGCGCCGCACGACTCGAACCCA contains:
- a CDS encoding HlyD family type I secretion periplasmic adaptor subunit codes for the protein MGRFKDNLRRYFKGSESLGGQPLPEVNKALIEDAPRVVRLTIWGVIAFFVFLIVWASFAHIDEVTRGEGKAIPSSKVQKIQNLEGGIVAEIFAKEGEVVEVGQPLLRLDETRFASNVGETEADRLAMALRVERLSAEVEDRPLKIDETLRKAAPSQAANEESLYLSRRQQLQDEIGGLQQQLVQREQELREFNSKRAQYANSLRLLRQEISMSEPLVAQGAISQVEILRLRRAEVENRGQLDATALAIPRAEAAIREVQSKVEETRGKFRSEALTQLNEARTELNKATATSKALDDRVNRTLVTSPVRGIVKQLLVNTIGGVIQPGSDIVEIVPLDDSLVIEAKILPKDIAFLHPGQEATVKFTAYDYTIYGGLKAKLEQIGADTITDEDKKTTYYLIKLRTDRSHLGTDEKPLLIIPGMVATVDIMTGKKTIMSYLLKPIIKAQSEALRER
- a CDS encoding type I secretion system permease/ATPase; translation: MESEVRRVQLSHDPRSQHDDPLLDSLLTLCVLHQKPASRAMLTTGLPLPAQRLSPELLPRAAARAGLQGRLLQRKLEHIPSIAMPAMLLLKEGRSAVLLGWENQDTARLLLSESDGGEVHVSREALLDDYSGLVFFAQPQHKFDVNHGNLIPRARSWFRDTLMRSCWLYIDAIAASLVINLIALAAPLFVMNVYDRVVPNQATSTLWVLAIGITGAYIFDLILKGLRSLCLDLAGKKTDLIISATLFERIVGMAMKYRPARVGSFAQNIHEFQGLRDFLASLTLTSLIDLPFTVLILIVIAIIGGHLVWIPIIAFPLALGIGYALQKPLMATMERTMALAAERQSSLIETLAGLDAVKVNNAESERQYMWEQTLGTLSRLELRVKMLSSLAMNITSLVQQLAGVAMICVGVYLIIDGQLSMGGLVACYMLSGRALGPLSQLNGLLARYQQAKVTMTATDQMMELPQERNFEERPMSRRTLQGAIEFRGVDFTYPNQQNQALKGINLNIRPGEKVGIIGRSGSGKSSLAKLIVGLYQADNGSLLIDGVDIRQVDVSELRHNIGYVPQDIQLLAGTLRDNLVSGARYIEDELVLQAAELAGVHEFARLHPDGYELQVGERGQNLSGGQRQNVALGRALLLNPQILLLDEPTSAMDNTGEERLKQRLQAVIEGKTVLLVTHRASLLSLVDRLVVIDRGQIVADGTKAAVMDALKKGQISVA